agatctcTACTGGTCACTGGACTGCCACTGAAACATTGATCGCTTTTGTCAAGAGAGCCATCATTAATCAGGAAATCACTTCTATCACATATGGCATTGAACAGGCTATCTACCGTGCACAATACTTGGACAAGTATCACAGAAAGAACGGTACGACAATGGGTCCATTGCACGGATTGCCAATTGCCAGATCCCAGATGGAATCCTTCTACGAAATGTACGGTGGAATTACTTCTGATTGGGGTAATGTCACTGTTGATAGCTTAAACCTTGCCGTTTCATTAGAAGACCACACGTCGAGCAAGTCTAGCCTCAGATCAGGAAGAACTATGGTTCACACCAACTTTGCCAGCAGAGAACTCCGTCCTCAATTCAAGATCTAGATTTGCATTTTCGTTGACCATCAACATTAGAAtacttcaattcttcaatccCCTTTCACTTATATAATTTTTAGTTACGACCAGTTTAGCATTGAGATAAAGCTTATAATAAACATCATGATAGATAAAATCTAATTGAAGTGTTATCTAGATTGATAACACTAGACTAACATTCGCATTCATTGTTTGAGGGACTTGAGTCCAGTTTGAATGATATCGTAGTACTGACAGAAAAGAGTCACTTAGGCTCCTGTAATTGCAATTACTTTTCACGATTATTCCGTGGAAACTCCAAATCGGAGTTAAAATACAAGTTTAATGCTCTTTGAAAGTTCAATAAAATCCAGAAAAACCTTTCTTGCGCTTCCCCCAAAAGCCGCCTAAAATGTAGAGATTACATTAAATATGCGCTCACCTAATATTTCAACGCTTGAAAActtcacttcttctttctccatCAACTACAATGGATTACGACGAGGACTACGATAAATACTCGGATCATGATGAGGAAGAATTCAACGAGGACAGTCTTCCTAACGACGAGTACGACAAGCTCCACGAGCTCCTTCCACAATTGATTAAAACTCTCGCTAGCTACAATGATGAGGTTCCCgagttggacttgaaagAAGCACTTTATTACAACTATTACGATCTTGATGCAGCAGCTGATGAGATCAGActgaaattcaagaaaagtACGTATGATTTTGCGATTTCTCGGTCgtcttctggtttcttcgtcttcataACCAATTTTTTCTAGCCATGGGTCCACACTGGTGGATTCCCGCTATCTGTGAGTTTCAGTGTTTTCTACTCTCGCTAAAG
This window of the Scheffersomyces stipitis CBS 6054 chromosome 6, complete sequence genome carries:
- a CDS encoding predicted protein encodes the protein MNAIIEIEHFQQNVNDAVKRFESKNMKYTSDDKMLTEKEFNITKAPIHSLLNKISTGHWTATETLIAFVKRAIINQEITSITYGIEQAIYRAQYLDKYHRKNGTTMGPLHGLPIARSQMESFYEMYGGITSDWGNVTVDSLNLAVSLEDHTSSKSSLRSGRTMVHTNFASRELRPQFKI